From one Mytilus edulis chromosome 1, xbMytEdul2.2, whole genome shotgun sequence genomic stretch:
- the LOC139492610 gene encoding GTPase IMAP family member 4-like: MAEAPENELRMVLIGKTGNGKSKTGNTILGQKIFPFGSGAMSLTTTCQLRNAHRFGKKISLVDTPGVFDNRNENENVQQEIKKCIWLTCEGPHAIILCVPIGRFTNEDVETVNHFCSHFGENLTKYVIVLFTRFDDWKRDRTENSLDPGMEGFIDSLTPPLREFLSKCGNRFIEFDNTLKETSADSQVQRLLGMVEKMVRENGGSHYTNEDYQKAELELQKQIQENKKEKEKEILRMQQEMRKEIDDDLRKQYKEREQKLMQEIQNIRDETKKQNWLQGVLNAGISFVRSIFRF, translated from the coding sequence ATGGCAGAAGCTCCAGAAAACGAATTACGAATGGTCCTGATTGGGAAAACTGGAAATGGTAAAAGTAAGACTGGTAACACAATTTTAGGGCAAAAGATATTTCCTTTTGGAAGCGGTGCGATGTCCCTGACAACTACTTGTCAACTGAGAAATGCACATAGATTTGGCAAAAAGATTAGCTTGGTAGATACCCCAGGAGTGTTTGACAACAGAAATGAAAACGAAAATGTTCAACAGGAAATAAAGAAGTGCATCTGGCTTACATGTGAAGGCCCGCATGCAATAATTCTATGCGTTCCCATTGGCCGTTTTACAAATGAAGATGTGGAGACTGTAAATCATTTCTGTTCCCATTTTGGTGAAAACTTAACAAagtatgttattgttttattcacGCGATTCGACGATTGGAAACGTGATAGGACAGAGAACTCTCTTGATCCAGGTATGGAAGGATTCATTGACTCTCTTACGCCCCCCTTGAGAGAATTTTTAAGTAAATGCGGGAATCGTTTCATTGAGTTTGACAATACCTTGAAGGAAACCAGCGCCGACAGCCAAGTGCAAAGACTCCTAGGGATGGTTGAAAAAATGGTGAGAGAAAATGGAGGTTCACATTACACAAATGAAGATTATCAAAAGGCAGAACTAGAACTGCAAAAACAGATACAGGAGaacaaaaaggaaaaagaaaaagaaatactgAGAATGCAACAGGAAATGAGAAAAGAAATAGATGATGACCTaagaaaacaatataaagaaagaGAACAAAAATTAATGCAAGAAATTCAAAATATCCGAGATGAGACAAAAAAGCAAAACTGGTTACAAGGCGTGTTAAATGCAGGGATAAGTTTTGTTAGGTCAATTTTCAGATTTTAA
- the LOC139492620 gene encoding uncharacterized protein: protein MTNMIKQVDASYHCGIVLIFCVFIAQSTSKTLKQNTTIDLYDDYSFTGLPGSCLLTPVDQNIAYKVDKMAEDGAKVIYIYFKFQNFTGTLHEEKQSSIYRPLSWVWTVGRHGRSLLLLRPQYEVFSLTSLSLGRERIEVSVKQIPLNCLTQYNATVVSDALGEFLLHKFKTPSSNTSATMETLKETEHVCNLNIAPRNGKAIFYYVCCHKTLSGQTECQELKSDRYLTILFICIFLMNFFAVMFSPLVIPSKFYKKKFETTSYEHELNEPVTLTVRKSSTKSEEQHNFPISYFDKMTEFKKTIESLCTDVTYTVSVRKIDIVTEMARLLPSNRVPVGLFESLHSALVNCEIRKKPSMKDCCESNVFGPCKPCNRVFPWYKMLRTLMQLLMYILIGKVWIVRLHFFFEYEESERKQRQDAASQRNLGLTYTGNLTWYLTPIHTTFIVCYCIFVVDVLLFGIISGQVKQTLQRVMRKCLRDMREISKRSAIGWSVQILLQPFKHCGIFGIFFAWIYYIPAIPIVILTVAFYCFPTINVLVRLVIYFVAYFLPYGRNGLTERCCLKSIQLWRYIHKVFRMDILTSQESIERPEKLSVKNKILQLIVIFACLLTISSFVLLAMECIVFLVEIVMYTLIGVIINSAYTLKYLSLVFLLGFYARDCFTTVTVEYLAFNKFLNGYLVDKMREKVENISMRGDVDQKNTAFQASLNDTKGSDDQPVHLTVTNDKLKWKINRLVLFLDKNDTPYITSKFFFDTCYLDQAGVPGPLVASLLRAMQRFIIICVFLFFVVIVILAFGDEYGISATNQMFATLAGGFLPYILRWVLFKQPEPVTVDPNNLSFKSKFQRKIEEYQQNWEVSDIRIDSYPKKLIPTKVVDDNGIKTIEDATDDEIKSKDNDIMLEEIKPIIKKEFTDKVDILIYDEFVV from the coding sequence ATGACCAACATGATAAAACAAGTGGATGCGTCCTATCATTGTggaattgttttgatattttgtgtGTTTATTGCACAATCCACTTCAAAAACATTGAAACAAAATACAACAATAGATTTGTATGATGATTATTCATTTACAGGTTTACCGGGAAGCTGTCTGCTTACACCTGTTGATCAAAACATTGCTTACAAAGTGGATAAAATGGCAGAGGACGGTGCAAAAGTTATATACATCTACTTCAAATTTCAGAACTTCACCGGAACTTTACACGAAGAGAAGCAAAGCTCTATTTACAGACCATTATCCTGGGTTTGGACCGTAGGCAGGCATGGAAGAAGTCTTCTTTTACTTCGCCCACAATACGAGGTATTTTCATTGACATCCCTTAGTCTTGGAAGGGAAAGAATTGAAGTTTCTGTGAAACAAATACCGTTGAACTGTCTGACGCAGTATAATGCAACAGTTGTATCTGATGCTCTAGGAGAATTCTTATTGCACAAATTTAAGACGCCGAGTTCTAACACGTCAGCAACAATGGAGACTTTAAAGGAAACGGAACATGTTTGTAATCTTAATATAGCACCACGTAATGGTAAGGCGATATTTTATTATGTCTGCTGCCATAAAACCTTAAGTGGCCAAACTGAATGTCAAGAATTAAAATCAGACAGATAtcttactattttatttatctgtatatTTCTGATGAACTTTTTTGCCGTCATGTTCAGTCCATTGGTAATACCTTCTAAATTCtacaaaaagaaatttgaaacaaCGTCATATGAACACGAACTTAATGAGCCAGTAACATTGACAGTGAGAAAATCGTCTACAAAGTCGGAAGAACAGCATAATTTTCCTAtttcttattttgataaaatgaccGAGTTCAAGAAGACTATTGAAAGTCTATGTACTGATGTAACATACACGGTATCTGTACGAAAAATCGACATCGTCACTGAAATGGCCCGACTTCTGCCATCAAATCGTGTACCCGTAGGTTTATTCGAATCTTTACATTCAGCTTTAGTTAATTGTGAAATCCGAAAGAAACCTTCGATGAAGGATTGTTGTGAAAGTAATGTTTTTGGACCTTGTAAACCTTGCAATCGTGTTTTTCCTTGGTATAAAATGCTGAGAACACTGATGCAGCTTCTTATGTACATACTAATtggaaaagtttggattgttcgtttacatttcttttttgaatACGAAGAATCCGAACGAAAGCAGAGACAAGATGCAGCATCTCAACGGAATTTAGGTCTGACTTATACTGGCAATCTTACGTGGTACCTCACTCCAATTCACACGACTTTCATTGTCTGCTACTGTATTTTTGTTGTGGATGTACTTCTATTCGGAATAATTAGTGGACAAGTCAAACAGACCCTTCAGAGAGTCATGCGAAAATGTCTACGAGACATGCGTGAAATATCTAAAAGAAGTGCTATTGGATGGTCTGTACAAATTTTACTTCAACCATTTAAGCATTGTGGTATATTTGGAATCTTCTTTGCCTGGATTTACTATATTCCCGCTATTCCGATAGTCATTTTAACAGTTGCATTTTATTGTTTTCCAACAATAAACGTCCTTGTGAGACTTGTCATTTACTTCGTGGCATATTTTCTACCTTATGGACGTAATGGTCTTACAGAAAGATGTTGTCTTAAATCGATACAACTTTGGCGCTATATACACAAAGTTTTCCGAATGGATATTTTAACTAGTCAGGAATCAATCGAACGTCCCGAAAAACTATccgttaaaaacaaaattttacagcTGATTGTAATTTTTGCATGTTTGTTGACAATTTCATCTTTTGTACTTCTGGCTATGGAATGCATCGTGTTCTTAGTTGAAATTGTAATGTACACACTTATCGGAGTAATAATAAACTCTGCGTATACACTGAAGTATCTATCTTTAGTATTTCTTCTTGGATTTTATGCGCGTGACTGTTTTACTACCGTCACAGTAGAGTATTTAGCCTTTAACAAATTCTTAAATGGCTATCTAGTGGATAAAATGAGAGAAAAGGTAGAAAATATCAGCATGCGAGGTGACGTAGATCAAAAAAATACAGCCTTCCAAGCCAGTCTGAATGATACAAAGGGTAGTGATGACCAGCCAGTACATCTGACAGTCACAAATGACAAGCTTAAATGGAAAATTAATCGGTTGGTTTTATTTCTGGATAAAAATGACACACCATACATAACATCTAAGTTTTTCTTTGATACATGCTATTTGGATCAAGCAGGAGTTCCGGGACCTTTGGTAGCTAGCCTTCTTCGTGCAATGCAACGCTTTATTATCATCTGTGTTTTCCTGTTCTTCGTTGTCATTGTTATTTTAGCATTTGGAGATGAATATGGAATATCAGCAACCAATCAAATGTTTGCTACCCTAGCCGGTGGATTCTTACCTTATATCCTAAGGTGGGTTTTGTTCAAGCAACCAGAACCTGTCACTGTTGACCCTAATAATCTGAGTTTCAAAAGTAAATTTCAAcgaaaaattgaagaatatcaACAGAACTGGGAAGTTTCTGATATTAGAATTGACAGTTATCCAAAGAAGTTGATTCCGACAAAAGTTGTGGATGACAATGGTATTAAAACTATTGAAGATGCAACTGATGATGAAATTAAATCAAAAGACAATGATATCATGCTGGAAGAAATTAAGCCAATCATAAAGAAGGAATTTACTGACAAAGTAGATATTCTGATTTATGATGAATTTGTAGTATAA